From Methylophaga thalassica:
GAATCTTAACCACTATGGAGAGTGATGTGAAATTATGTAAATCTTTTCTTACTGCAATTTTTTTTAGTTTTGCTGTAACCGGCTGCTCAAGCGATCAAGCCAGCGAAAAAAACTTTAAAAATGTTCTTCAAAATTACTACAACTCTTTAGATAAACCCGCGACTTGCATATCAGCAGGTCTAAAATTCCCTTACGAAAATCAGAAAACATTAGATTGGAACATCGGCGGTGCTTCTCTCGAAGATAAGTTAGGTGCCTTGAATGATGCCGGATTAATTGAACAAGCTGGCGATGGTTATTCTTTATCTAGCACTGGCGAGAAATACTATGATGGGAGTGGTAGCTTTTGTTATGGCAGTATTCAAGTAACAGAGGTCACTAACTTTACTGAACCTAACACGATGCGGGGATACACGGTGTCTCGTGTAAATTATGTTCTCAATGTCAGTGATCGACCAGAGTGGTCAAAAAATGAAAACCTGAGCAAGATTTTCAAGATCACTGAATCAGGCTTAAAAGGTGGATACGGTAATACCGAACCCAAACATGCAATGATGCTTATTAAAACGAATAAGGGATGGGTTACAGAGAAAGAAATGTAAACAAGGCCATTACCTACCCCCAAAAAAAAGAAGCCTCTAGAAAGAGGCTTCTTGCGTTTTATCTAATCCAATAATTTTTAGTAGCCCCGAACTATCATTTTTATAGTTCGAGAATGATTCTGAACAATATTGTAAATTCTGTTAGGTTCCTGAGTTGGAAAAAACACAGCCCTTGAGTAAAAATCGATTCATTGAAGAAGAAATAGATTGCATTCTATCTTTCTCTGAAACCAATGGTTTTCCAAGTACATGTAGTAGCTGTCGTGATGACACGGTATATGAAACATCGCCAGGAAATCTAGACAACAGTCTGTAAACAACTATTTCACAATGATAAAATTCAACCTCTTCAGAAACACCTGCAGTTTTGAAAAGATCTTTCAACATGGTGTATGCCAGTTGGTATGGACCTCTTCCTCCATAGCCCCATGCAAACTCACTATCATTGTGTGGGTCACATAAAATTTTTGAGGGATCTCCCCACAATCCTAGCTTTTGTGAAAGGCTCGTTTTATCTGAAACGTACCCTGAATCATGTATGAGTTGCCTTTTAAGGCTAATCCCATCCTCCGTATCTAAGTGATACAGAACCAATGTATTCAAATTGATTTTTGTTTTTTCATAATACCTATAATGTTGTATTGATATGGGCTCTATATGAACTAGCGGCAAAAACACATTCATAATAGGATCAGCTAACTTTAAAGTTTTTGCTATTACTTTGGCCAAGTCTCCCCATGAAAAACCTAATTTCTCAAATTCATTTGATAACTTTTGATACCCAGCCAAGACAGCAATTAATAACTTTTCAGGCTCTTCAACTTCAACAATGTCATTACTCACGCATGCAAGAGCCATTGCTCCACTGCCGATAGGAAACTCTGCACTTATTAGAAGTCCCAAGAACCTAAGTAAGTTTGAGGGGGTGCCCACTAAATTTTTATATTCTGAATGAAATCTGCGGTACTCTGCCTCCGTTAAATCTCTGTGTGGGTCGTCAAAAATATTTTGATGCAGCCTTGCAGAAACAAACAGTGTAGAAATCATGATATCAAGATACCAATCACATAAAGCCGATTCGTCACTTAATATTTTATCCGTGACGGAACTGCACAAGAACATTGGTATAGCTGATACGCTATGCGTACAAAGTAAAGATAAAGAAATGTCGTTTACTGCGAAATCTTTTTGCCACGTTTTTTCCCCTTCATAGACAAAAGGAATTCGCCATTTTTTTGCAATTTCACTCAAACATCGTTCTGCCAGTCTTTCTTGATCATCCGGAGCCAGCAAAGATGGCCTAAGTTCAGCAGATCTAGCACACAAGTAACAGTCGAGTGCTGTCAATAGCGCTGGTATGCCTATAAATGAATGATCTGGAACGAGGAATTGCCCTGAGTCAGGTGAAGCAATGCACAATTTCTCTCTCTTGCTAGGAGGGGGATCGCTTTTTCTCTTTAACCAACGACTAAAAGTGGTTGGATCGCAAAAGTATTGCTTTTCATTGTCAGTAGTTGGATCGCAAAAGTTTTGCTTTTTATTGCGAGTGGACATGCGAATGGACAGTGGCAACCTATTATGGACAAAGTTATAAAGATCAATATCTCTTACAGCACCCATGTCCGTGATCTCTTGACTTAGACAGAACTCTCTTTTCAATTGGAAAGCCCATGCCTGAAGTCTAATTTCCCATGTTGGTAATCGAGTAGCCTCTTTTGGAGGTCTTCCTGCCATTTTGCACTCCTGCAAAAAATACATTCTAAAGAATCAATTCTTTACCTTTTTCTACTGTCACTTGAAGCATAACATGCACCAAAACCATCCGATATCGTTCTGGAGCATAATTTCATGTCATTCAATGATACTCATTTACTTACTGTCGCAGAGCTGGCAGATGTCCTTCACATGGATGTAGGAACAATAAGAAACCGTTTAAGCAGAGGAGACGCCATGCCACCCTCGATCAAAATCGGACGTCGTCGACTATTTCCGGTAAGCGAGCTAAGTAAGTGGCTAACAGCACAACTGACGTCAAATGAGCAGGAGGTTTAGGCTGCCAATTAGTGGCATTAAACCGACCTTTTCTTCCTAATAAACGTCATTTGACCAATATCTATGAAACCAACTAATGACCTAAATTGGTTCCGAGTTATTCGGGCAACGCTCACCACCATGGCAAGTGCCCTAAGACAAAAGAAAATAAATACGACGGATATTTATTTGTATCTTTTGATTAAGTCTTATGCCAATTACAAAACAGGTGAGGTAGAAATTGCTGCTCCAAGACTGTCTGAAATGGCAGGTTTATCGACTGCTACGATTAAGCGCTCTATATCGAACCTGGTAAAGAATGAATATCTCAGAAACAAGTCACGTAACGGACAAGTTAATCAGTACCACTTAGTTGAGCATGTTCCACTAGTCGTTGATGGTGAGCCGAAATTAGCTAAGTGGGAATACGCACCTGCTACTGAGACGAAGGTTCGAGATGAAATAAAGAAATATCTAGCCGGAGGTGAGCTCTCCAGTGATGTATCTGTCAGCATCGAGAATATGACCATCAACTTCTATAACAACGTGGTTAATATCAACATCAGTCATGACGTTGATCTAACAAAAGAAGAAATGGACTCAATTTTAAGCGCCTTGCAAAACCCGAAAACACCACCGAATTTTAGAAAAAAACTTACCGAACTTTATCCACAGCTCAAAAATGAGCCGGGTCAAATATGATATGGGGGTAGTATCAAATATGAGCTGGGGGTCGTATCAAATATGATACGGGTCTCTTCCTTATATATAGATATATAGATCTTTTAGAGTAAAAAAATTGTGGATAACTGAAATTTACTTAACAAAGAAGCGAGCAAATGAATAAAAACACTGTTTCTATGATTGGACTACATGTATCAAAAAATGAAATCACAGAACTACCTGATGGCCTTTTCTTAATCGAAAAGACTTACAACGGACAAAAGTTCTCTGTCACCCATGACGATCTGACTGCAGGTATTGAAGCAATGAAGTCATTGATTGAAAGCAACTGCATGCGAGCAATAACTCAGCCTTCCCAATAATGACATTACTACATTTCTGTATGCGTGAATCAATGAGGCCTGACTCACGCATGACTTTATGTGAGCTCATATCGCATTAGATATCGCATGTAATCGCGTTTTTAATACGACGTGGTTGATTCTGGACGAATTCCCAACCACCTCGCAAAACGCTGATATAACAGTCAAAAAAGAGCGTTTTTTGCCTGCCTGGATAATGCCCCTGATGAAAATGGAGCAAATAATGATGATGAATTTGAAGCGCCCCCGTCAGGACTGCACGCAGCCTGACTACCTGCTTCGCAGGCTTCGGCGAAACCACATTGCATGGGGTTATTTATCGCCTCGGTTGTGGCTTGAGGCCGCAACTCTCGCTGGACGCTCGACCCACGAAACAGGTAGTCAGGCTGCGTGCGAAATGATGGTTAATGATGACATTACTTGTTATGCGTTGATTGATTATCGCTGTGCTTAACCTGGATGGCACTTGCATGACGGGGGCGCAATCACTAACGCATATTTTTGGCTTGGGCCAAAACCATGCTTGTTCAGCCTAGGGGCTGACCATAGCGATTAGTGACAAACTTGGCCGTTTGTCATTCCGTCAGATCCTGAACGGAAGCTGACGGAACGAGCATCACATTTATGCCTTTGGGAAGGCACAAATGAGACCGCAATTTCTGGCTGAAATTGCTCTGCTCGCATCCAGGTGGTTGGCCACCAGGTGTGATCGCCCTTGTGGTTTATCAATCACAAGGGCGATGCACTGACTCATTCGCTTTTTGATAGAAAAAGTCGCGAATGTCGTCATTGTGTCAACGCTATTTTACTAGGCCGCAAAATAATCGATGACACAAGTTAGGTCTCTATTTTTCGGTTCCGAAAAATAGCTGATCTTTTGATTGAAGTCTGTGCTTTTTCGGAACCGAAAAATCAAGTATAGGGAGAATGTTTATGGATAAACATGCACGATTTGAAGAAAAACGGGATTTTCTGATCGAGTGGGTTTTGGAATTTCACTACACCACTCCCAGAATCCTATGCTCTGCTCTCGGGCTCAACCGACAACATCAGAGCAATTTCTTTGCATCTTTAAAAAAGTCAGGCCTGTTCAAATTTATCCGGCACCCTTTTATCAGAGAGAACGTCATTATTTTGTCTCACCAAGGGCGAAACTATGCGTTCCTGCTATCAGAGTTAGCAGAGTCGTATTCCATGACAGAGAGTCGAATCACCGGCTCCAACCTGATACATAACCTCAATGTTCAACAAGCCGTAATCTCACGTGCGGATCTGAGTCGTCCATTCAACTTCCGATTTGATAAACACGTCACTGAAATTACCAAGGGCAAGCGTCCAGATGCCGTCTATATGAAAAATGGTGTCTGGCATGCCTTAGAGGTCGAAATCACTCAGAAAAGTCGTAATCGTATCTACGCGGGCTTTCTTGAACAGATTGAAAATATGAAATCGGAGCATTACGAACATGTTGAATACATTTTCCCTTCAGCGTCGTTAATGAGTCGTTATCAGAAACGGTTTAACGACGACTTCTGGCCAGTCGTGTATCGAGATAAAACAGGGAAATTCAAGCAGCAAATCCGCGACGGTGAGCTTGTGATGGCTGATGCTCGAAGCGACAAAATCAGGCAACGCTTCTCATTCACCACAGGTATGCCTTATCAGTAAACAGGTGCATAAGGCTGCAATGGAGCACCTGGATCAGACAAGTCTGCTCGCAGTCACCCTATCTTAGGGTCTCTTTTTTAACTGGAATTAATTCAGGAAACAACCATGAAAAAACACATTATTGCTGCAGTTATTTTCTTCAATAGTCTGTGCTCTGTGAACGTCTATGCAACGGGTATCCCGGTTGTTGATGTGGCTCACATCGCAGAAACCGTCCTGCAATATCAACAACAGTTGAGAGATTACAAAGAATACATGATCCAAACTGGATTACAGGAGAGTCAGATGATGCAGATGCTGACCGACTACCAACAAGTTCTCAGGGAGTACGGTCACTATCTGAATCAGATCCAAGGATTACAGAATCAGATCTCAGCAAGCGAATGGGATATGTTGATTGGCACTGTTGAGCAATTTTATGGCAGTGCTGATATATCGGTTATCCCTTCCATGGATCACACTTCACCGACATATCAAGAAGATGTTCGTAGCGTTCTGAACGAATATGGTCTTGCCCCCAAGTCGACAGACGATGTCATCACTAGATTTGAGTCAGCCGGTGTCACAGACACGGCTGCATTTCAATCCAATATGGATCAAGCCAATCAAACCTATTCCAAGTACTCCAATCAACTTGAAATGGTGGCTTCCAATAGACAACAGATCGCCAAACTTCACAGGATAAGAGAGAGAAATAAATCCCTG
This genomic window contains:
- a CDS encoding helix-turn-helix domain-containing protein; the encoded protein is MSFNDTHLLTVAELADVLHMDVGTIRNRLSRGDAMPPSIKIGRRRLFPVSELSKWLTAQLTSNEQEV
- a CDS encoding DUF6166 domain-containing protein, translated to MAGRPPKEATRLPTWEIRLQAWAFQLKREFCLSQEITDMGAVRDIDLYNFVHNRLPLSIRMSTRNKKQNFCDPTTDNEKQYFCDPTTFSRWLKRKSDPPPSKREKLCIASPDSGQFLVPDHSFIGIPALLTALDCYLCARSAELRPSLLAPDDQERLAERCLSEIAKKWRIPFVYEGEKTWQKDFAVNDISLSLLCTHSVSAIPMFLCSSVTDKILSDESALCDWYLDIMISTLFVSARLHQNIFDDPHRDLTEAEYRRFHSEYKNLVGTPSNLLRFLGLLISAEFPIGSGAMALACVSNDIVEVEEPEKLLIAVLAGYQKLSNEFEKLGFSWGDLAKVIAKTLKLADPIMNVFLPLVHIEPISIQHYRYYEKTKINLNTLVLYHLDTEDGISLKRQLIHDSGYVSDKTSLSQKLGLWGDPSKILCDPHNDSEFAWGYGGRGPYQLAYTMLKDLFKTAGVSEEVEFYHCEIVVYRLLSRFPGDVSYTVSSRQLLHVLGKPLVSEKDRMQSISSSMNRFLLKGCVFSNSGT